The DNA region ATTTTCATCCTCGCAAAGGCGGAGATGACAGCAATCTGCCAATGTTGTTTTTGTCATCCTCTGGCTTGACCAGGGGATCCACAATTCTCATTTACATTTAAGGTGTAAATGCAGTTATTAAAAACCATGCTTCCGCAGAAACTCACGTGTAATAGGTGATTCCTCATGGTATTCATCACTTCTCATGTGAGTAAGACGTTCTACATACTTGCCAATAATATCTACTTCTAAGTTAACCTGCTTTCCAACAGAAAGCTTTGAGAAGGTTGTTTGCAACTGTGTATGCGGAATCACAAAAAGAGAAAAACAATCTTGCGCCACATGATTTACGGTGAGGCTCACCCCGTCCACCGCAACGGAACCCTTATCGACAACATAGCGAAGTAAGTTGCTCGGTATTTCAACAATAAATTCAACTCCGCTCTTTAAATGCTTGATTTCTAATACTTTTCCAACTCCATCCACATGACCCTGAACGATATGCCCACCAAATCTATCTCCAACTCGAAGCGCTCGCTCCAAATTTACCGGATCGCCGGCTTTAAACTGAGACAAGGTACTTTTAGCAAGCGTTTCGCTGGAAACATCGGCCCAGAAGCTTGTTCCCAAGCGCGAGGTGATAGTAAGGCAGCAGCCATTCACCGCAATGGAATCACCAATATTGGACTGCTCAAGATCAAAGCCAGTCTCAATATGGATTTGCAGCCCATCGCCCTTGGCCCTGATTTCCTTAATACTCCCAACGCCTTCTATAATTCCGGTAAACATGCGCGTGTTTAAGCAAATAAAGACAGCCACGTCTATCAAAAATTATAACAAGTGACGAGATCGTCTCCGAAGCTTTTGCGCCACTTTGGCATTAGTTTGAGGGCATTTGAGAGTTTTTGGGGGTGGAAGTTTGGGAAAACATCGCGGCCACTCCCTCCTAAAATGATGGGTGCTTGGCAGTACAGCAATTCTTGAATGCAGTTTTCGTTTAAGAATGAACTCAAGAGTCTTCCACCGCCTTCAAGGAAGAGTTGCTGGAAACCAAGCTGGGCTAACTTGTGCAAGGCATCACGAACGACAATCTGCCCCTTAAGCGTTTTGCATTTGAGAAGGTGATGGCCTTTTTTTCTGGCCGCTTCAGTTTTTTTTAAATCGACATTTTCACTCACACACAAAATGAGCTGACCTGCTTTTCGGGTGTAAAGTTTGCTTTTAAGCGGCATGCGTAACTGAGCATCAAAAACAACTGCTGGCTTAAAGACTTCTTTCTTTCCAAGTCGAATGCTCAAACGAGGATCGTCCGCTAACACAGTGCCAACGCCAACTACAATGGCATCGGCTTTTTTTCGTTCTTCATGAACAAATATTCGTGTTTGTTCATTGGTAATCCACTTTGACTCACCCGTTGATGTTGCTATTTTTCCATCCAGTGAAACCGCAACTTTTGCAATTACATAAGGCAAGTTTGTTTTTATTTTGTGTGAAAAATCTTTGATGAGATCTTCACATTCTTTTTTCAGCACGCCAACTTTTACCGTGATACCAGCTTTGCGTAATGCCCGTATTCCTTTTCCCGCTACAAGCGGATTGGGATCTTTGCAGCCTACAACAACATTTTTAATTCCCGCTGCAATGATGGCTTCAACACACGGTGGTGTTTTTCCGTGATGGCAACATGGCTCTAGGGTTACAAAAAGAGTTGCGCCTTTCGCTTTTTGCTTTGCTTTTTTTAAGGCATGAATTTCAGCGTGTGGTGTTCCAGCTTTTTGGTGATAAGCACTTGCAATTATTTTTCCTTGTTTCACCACCGCTGCACCCACAAGTGGATTGGGCGCAGTGTTGCCACTTGCTTTTTTTGCAAGGGCAATTGCCTGTTTCATGATTTCATTTTCGCTTGGCACAAAAGGACCCTTGGAAGAAGTGAAATGCTATTTTGTTTTATCAATCATTTCTTGAAGCTCATTCATAAATTCACTCACATCGCGGAAAGAGCGATAAACAGAGGCAAAGCGGACATAGGCAACTTCATCAATTTTTCGAAGTTCAAGCATAACGAGTTTTCCAATTTCTGCACCTTGAATTTCTTCTTCACCTATATCTAAAACAGCTCGCTCAACTCGACTTACTGCTTCTTCAATAGTTTTTGTACTCACTGGCCGTTTCTCACATGATTTTCTCATGCCTGAAAAAATTTTGTTCCGATCAAAACTTTCACGACGTCCATCTTTTTTTACTACCACTGGAAACTGTTCTTCAAGCCTCTCATAAGTAGTGAAACGATGCCCACATTCTTCGCATTCTCTTCTGCGCCTGATCAACTGGCCGTCTTTTCCAAGACGTGAATCGATCACTTTACTTTCTAAATAGGAACAAGCTGGGCATTTCATGAAATGCAGTCTCCAGTTTTCAGTTCTTGGTTTTTAGTTTCTATTTTACGGCATGTGGACAATTTTTGCGCTGTCATCACGAGGTTCCGTCTCTGGCGGAAACGTGGTGATCTCGATTTTTGAATTGTCAGAGGAGATTGCCACGTTTCGTTTCACGAAACTCGCAATGACAAAATCCTCATTGTCCACACACTCTAGTTCTATTATTTTGTCATTCTGAAAAGCTAAATGACAATTTATTTCTTATAAATCGGAAACTGTAAACAAAGCTCTTTAATTTCCTTTTTAATTTTTTCTTTTACTGCACTGTCTGAGATATTAAAAATCACATCCGCCATCCAGTTGGCAATGGTTTTCATTTCTGCTGTTCCCATACCTCTTGTGGTAAGCGCTGGTGTTCCAACTCTGATACCACTTGTCACAAATGGTGATCTGGTTTCTCGCGGAACGGTGTTTTTGTTTACCGTAATGCCGGCTTCACCAAGTGCATTTTCTGCATCTTTTCCACTCACGCCTGTTTCGGTGAGATCAACCAGGAAACAATGGTTATCGGTGCCATCTGAAACAATGCGTATATTTCTTTCTTTAAGTGTTGCTGCAAATGCTTTTGCATTCTTGATTACATTTTCGGCATACACCTTAAAGCTTGGTTGCAAAGCTTCTTTGAAGGCAACCGCTTTTGCAGCAATGACGTGCATAAGCGGGCCACCTTGAATTCCAGGAAAAATATTTTTGTTGATTTGTTTTTCAAATTCATTGCTGCTCATAATCATTCCACCACGTGGACCACGAAGGGTTTTGTGTGTTGTGGTTGTTACCACATGGCAATGAGGAGACGGATGCGAATGTAAGCCTGCCGCTACAAGCCCTGCTGGATGTGCAATATCCGCCATGAGATAGGCGCCAACTTCATCTGCAATTTCACGGAAGAGTTTAAAATTGATATCACGTGAATAGGCTGAGGCACCTGCAATAATCATTTTTGGTTTTGATTTTTTCGCTTTTTCTCTGATGTCATTAAAATCGATACGTTCTGTTTCGGGATTCAAGCCATAAGAAACTACATTATAAAATTTACCTGAAAAATTTACCGGAGAACCATGTGTTAAATGTCCACCATGCGTTAAATCCATACCCATTATGGTATCGCCAGGTTCAAGCAATGAAAAATACACTGCCATATTGGCTTGGCTTCCGGAATGCGGCTGCACATTCACGTATTCACACCCAAAAAGTTTTCGAGCTCTCTCTTGTGCAAG from Deltaproteobacteria bacterium CG11_big_fil_rev_8_21_14_0_20_42_23 includes:
- the ribD gene encoding riboflavin biosynthesis protein RibD produces the protein MPSENEIMKQAIALAKKASGNTAPNPLVGAAVVKQGKIIASAYHQKAGTPHAEIHALKKAKQKAKGATLFVTLEPCCHHGKTPPCVEAIIAAGIKNVVVGCKDPNPLVAGKGIRALRKAGITVKVGVLKKECEDLIKDFSHKIKTNLPYVIAKVAVSLDGKIATSTGESKWITNEQTRIFVHEERKKADAIVVGVGTVLADDPRLSIRLGKKEVFKPAVVFDAQLRMPLKSKLYTRKAGQLILCVSENVDLKKTEAARKKGHHLLKCKTLKGQIVVRDALHKLAQLGFQQLFLEGGGRLLSSFLNENCIQELLYCQAPIILGGSGRDVFPNFHPQKLSNALKLMPKWRKSFGDDLVTCYNF
- a CDS encoding transcriptional regulator NrdR, with protein sequence MKCPACSYLESKVIDSRLGKDGQLIRRRRECEECGHRFTTYERLEEQFPVVVKKDGRRESFDRNKIFSGMRKSCEKRPVSTKTIEEAVSRVERAVLDIGEEEIQGAEIGKLVMLELRKIDEVAYVRFASVYRSFRDVSEFMNELQEMIDKTK
- a CDS encoding riboflavin synthase — encoded protein: MFTGIIEGVGSIKEIRAKGDGLQIHIETGFDLEQSNIGDSIAVNGCCLTITSRLGTSFWADVSSETLAKSTLSQFKAGDPVNLERALRVGDRFGGHIVQGHVDGVGKVLEIKHLKSGVEFIVEIPSNLLRYVVDKGSVAVDGVSLTVNHVAQDCFSLFVIPHTQLQTTFSKLSVGKQVNLEVDIIGKYVERLTHMRSDEYHEESPITREFLRKHGF
- a CDS encoding serine hydroxymethyltransferase (catalyzes the reaction of glycine with 5,10-methylenetetrahydrofolate to form L-serine and tetrahydrofolate) — translated: MKNEMLLQGDPEIAQIIEKELDRQEYKLELIASENYVSENVLIATGSVLTNKYAEGYPNKRYYGGCEYVDLAESLAQERARKLFGCEYVNVQPHSGSQANMAVYFSLLEPGDTIMGMDLTHGGHLTHGSPVNFSGKFYNVVSYGLNPETERIDFNDIREKAKKSKPKMIIAGASAYSRDINFKLFREIADEVGAYLMADIAHPAGLVAAGLHSHPSPHCHVVTTTTHKTLRGPRGGMIMSSNEFEKQINKNIFPGIQGGPLMHVIAAKAVAFKEALQPSFKVYAENVIKNAKAFAATLKERNIRIVSDGTDNHCFLVDLTETGVSGKDAENALGEAGITVNKNTVPRETRSPFVTSGIRVGTPALTTRGMGTAEMKTIANWMADVIFNISDSAVKEKIKKEIKELCLQFPIYKK